TGGGGATCGAGCGTCCGATATCGCGATGATGATGCTTGAACTCGATGAATTAAAAGAAGCGGGCGTTTTGGAACAACGTCAGTACGATTCAGCGAAACTAATCTTACGACATGAATTAAAGCGTTCACAATCCGATAACATTTAAGATTGTGCAACCCTTTGCGCAAATGGGTTATGTCCGGTAAAATGATGAAGCAGACATTATATGAGTATAGGGGAGACGAAGCAATGAAATGGTTACTCGGCATTGATATCGGCGGAACGACAGTCAAGATGGCAATTTTGGATTTGCAAGGGATCATCGTAGAAAAGTGGGAAATCGAGACGGTCGTTTTGAATGATGGCGTACAAATTCCTAGAGATATTGCAAAATCTTTCTTTGAGAAGTGTCAAGAGAGCAATAAACGACCAGAAGATTTCGTCGGAGCGGGCATCGGTGCGCCGGGATTCATTGATTTTAATACAGGTGTCGTTGAGAAAGCAGTCAATATTGGTTGGCACAATTTTGAACTCGTCGGTGAGTTCGAACGTTTAACAGGATTACCGGCCGTGCTTGAAAATGATGCGAATGCAGCGGCAATCGGTGAGATGTGGAAAGGTGCCGGTAGTGGGGCAACAGAATTGCTTGCCGTCACACTCGGTACGGGCGTCGGTGGTGGTCTGATCACGAACGGACAAATCGTGCATGGTACAGTCGGAATGGCTGGAGAAATCGGTCATATCACGATGTTGCCTGAAGGTGGCGTTCTATGTGGATGTGGTCGCAAAGGATGTCTTGAGACGATTGCGTCAGCAACAGGGATCGCCCGTCTTGGTCTTGAGAAGCGTAAAGGGAAAGAAACGTTACTCAACGACATCAAGGCAGTAACGGCGAAAGACGTATTCGAAGCGTATGAGAAAGGAGACCGGATCGCAACGGAAGTCGTAGAAGAAGTGACGTTCCACCTCGGTCTTGCCATCTCCAACTTAGCGAACAGTATTAACCCGGAAATCATCGTCATCGGTGGTGGTGTGTCAAAAGCAGGCGAGACATTGCTTACACCACTGCGTCAACAATTCGAACGCTTCGCTTTACCGCGGGTTTTCGGATCGACGACGTTCAAGATTGCCGAACTTGGAAACGATGCCGGAGTCATCGGCTGTGCATGGCTTGCGAAGCAGATGTTTCTCAAAAAATGATAATATTCAATTTCAGTAGAAGGTTCGCTTCGGCGAATCTTTTTTTTGTTTACAAACGTACAGTAATTATGTGATTGTTAAGTATCTTCCGGATTCCAGTTGCATTTTTGTAAAACTAAGCGTAAAATTTTCACGTGATATGGGTATATGTAAATTATGATGTAAGTTGTGTGAACTGAAAGCAGAAAGCACATGTAAATTAGGAGGCAGGTTTTTATGCAGCAAGACGCAAACATCTGGTCGCGAATGCGCCTAAAGATGGGTCAAGGCGTTCGTAGCACCTATAAAGAGCACAAGCTCTTTTGGATTGCGACCTTATTGATTTGGTTAAAAACGTATTTAGCGTATACACTTTTCTTCAACGTTCCCGTAACAAACTCTGCGCAAGCATTCATTCTACTAATTAACCCAATTAGTTCAGCGCTCTTCATGTTCGGGTTCAGCTTCTTCTTCCGGGGAAATGTTCAAAAATGGTTCATCTACGGTACATTGTTCGTCGCGACACTCATTTTATATGCGGACATCATTTTCTTCCGCTTCTTTAATGACTATCTGACGTTGCCGGTATTGTTCCAAACATCGAATGCAGAGACTGTTTCTGCATCGCTCGGGTCACTCTTGAATTGGTCCGATTTATTGATCGTCGGTGACTTGATCATCTTACCGTTCTTCTTACGGAAAATGGACATGTCAAAAAACGTTGCGTCACGTGGACGCGCGATTCTCGCATTCGTTGCAGCAGTTGTCGTTTTCCTTGGAAACTTGACGCTCGCTGAGACAGAACGTCCAGAATTGCTCACACGTGCCTTTGACCGAGAACTGCTCGTTAAAAACATCGGAACATTTAACTTCCATATGTATGACGCACTCATTCAGTCGAAGACATCTGCGCAAAAAGCACTCGCGGACAGTTCTGAACTGTCGGAAGTTCAAAGCTTCATTGATTCAAAACATGCTGAACCGAACCCAGCTATGTTCGGAAAGTACAAAGGAAAGAACGTCATCGTCGTTTCCTTTGAGTCGGCACAATCCTTTGCAGTTGGATTAAAGGCACCAAACGGACAAGAGATTACACCGAACCTGAATAAGTTGATCAAGGAATCGCATTCATGGGATAACTTCTATCACAACACAGGACAAGGGAAAACGGCAGATGCTGAGTTCATTCTCGAAAACTCGATCTATCCACTTGGACGCGGTGCAGCATTCTTTACGAACGGAGAAAACGAATTCCGGGCAACTCCTGAAATGTTGAAAGAAGATGGCTATTATTCAGCTGTTTTCCATGCAAACAACAAATCGTTCTGGAACCGAGACATCGTCTACAATAGCTTTGGCGTCGATCGTTTCTTCTCAGAGACGGATTATGACTTAGGGGATCCAGCAGATTTGACGGAGTGGGGCTTGCTCGATGATAAATTCTTTGAACAGTCATTGCCGATGTTGAAAGATTTACCACGTCCGTTCTATTCGAAGTTCATCACATTGACGAACCACTATCCATTTGAGATGCCAAAACCAGAAGATGAACTTGTACCACCGCTTGAGACAAGTTCTACGACGCTGAACCACTACGTTCAGGCACTAGCGTATCAAGATATGGCACTCGGTAAATTCATCGAGGGTCTGAAAAAAGATGGTACGTGGGATGATACGATCTTCATGGTCTATGGTGACCACTATGGTATCTCGACGAACCATAATGCTGCGATGGCAGAACTCATGAACAAAGATGAGTTGACGCCGTATGATGTTGCACAATTGCAACGTGTACCATTCGTGATCCATTTACCGGGTCAAACGAAAGGTGTCAAACATGAAGACGTCGCGAGCCAAATCGATATTAAACCGACATTGCTTCATCTGTTAGGACAAGACTTCAAGAACGAAGTATTGTTCGGTACCGATCTTTTCTCGAAACAGCATAAGGATTATGCGCTGTTCCGCGATGGTTCCGTCATAACAGACAAAACGGTCTATACGCAGGAAACATGTTATGATCGTCAGACAGGTGAAGAAGTAACAGATGGAGAGTTAGCGGAGATGTGTAAACAATCTACGAAACAATCCGAGAAGGAGTTAGGACTTTCGGATAAAGTCATCTATGGTGACTTGCTCCGTTTCCTTCAAACTTCAAAATAAGATAAAGAAAACGAATCTACTTTCGAGTGGATTCGTTTTTTGTAGAAAGACAAATAAAAAGAGAGATGCACGAGGCATCTCTCTTTTTAACGTATCTTGATTACGATGGAATACCGCCGTAAATCAATGTCGCAATCCCGAACCAGCCGAATAAGACGACAGTCAGACCTGCGAATACGAGTGGAAACATTTGGCGTTTCTTAAGTGAACGAACGACGGCCCAAACGCCGACGAGTG
This region of Exiguobacterium acetylicum DSM 20416 genomic DNA includes:
- a CDS encoding YqgQ family protein encodes the protein MKTLYDVQQLLKTYGTFIYLGDRASDIAMMMLELDELKEAGVLEQRQYDSAKLILRHELKRSQSDNI
- a CDS encoding ROK family glucokinase yields the protein MKWLLGIDIGGTTVKMAILDLQGIIVEKWEIETVVLNDGVQIPRDIAKSFFEKCQESNKRPEDFVGAGIGAPGFIDFNTGVVEKAVNIGWHNFELVGEFERLTGLPAVLENDANAAAIGEMWKGAGSGATELLAVTLGTGVGGGLITNGQIVHGTVGMAGEIGHITMLPEGGVLCGCGRKGCLETIASATGIARLGLEKRKGKETLLNDIKAVTAKDVFEAYEKGDRIATEVVEEVTFHLGLAISNLANSINPEIIVIGGGVSKAGETLLTPLRQQFERFALPRVFGSTTFKIAELGNDAGVIGCAWLAKQMFLKK
- a CDS encoding LTA synthase family protein codes for the protein MQQDANIWSRMRLKMGQGVRSTYKEHKLFWIATLLIWLKTYLAYTLFFNVPVTNSAQAFILLINPISSALFMFGFSFFFRGNVQKWFIYGTLFVATLILYADIIFFRFFNDYLTLPVLFQTSNAETVSASLGSLLNWSDLLIVGDLIILPFFLRKMDMSKNVASRGRAILAFVAAVVVFLGNLTLAETERPELLTRAFDRELLVKNIGTFNFHMYDALIQSKTSAQKALADSSELSEVQSFIDSKHAEPNPAMFGKYKGKNVIVVSFESAQSFAVGLKAPNGQEITPNLNKLIKESHSWDNFYHNTGQGKTADAEFILENSIYPLGRGAAFFTNGENEFRATPEMLKEDGYYSAVFHANNKSFWNRDIVYNSFGVDRFFSETDYDLGDPADLTEWGLLDDKFFEQSLPMLKDLPRPFYSKFITLTNHYPFEMPKPEDELVPPLETSSTTLNHYVQALAYQDMALGKFIEGLKKDGTWDDTIFMVYGDHYGISTNHNAAMAELMNKDELTPYDVAQLQRVPFVIHLPGQTKGVKHEDVASQIDIKPTLLHLLGQDFKNEVLFGTDLFSKQHKDYALFRDGSVITDKTVYTQETCYDRQTGEEVTDGELAEMCKQSTKQSEKELGLSDKVIYGDLLRFLQTSK
- a CDS encoding DUF2759 domain-containing protein, translated to MHLDQPIGWLFFFVALVGVWAVVRSLKKRQMFPLVFAGLTVVLFGWFGIATLIYGGIPS